One segment of Pseudobythopirellula maris DNA contains the following:
- a CDS encoding ATPase domain-containing protein — protein MDNPTTDISTGNATLDAILGGGLTGNRIYLLDGNPGTGKTTLGLQFLLDGASRGEKGLYVSLSETKHELDAIADSHGWSLDEIDIYELVDPAESLDAESQYTMFQPSEVELGETTRRMLDRVESLNPRRVVLDSLSELRLLAQNPLRYRRQILALKQFFVGRDCTAVFLDDKTSPDNDLQLQSIAHGVISLDRMPAEFGDERRRLRVVKFRGRKFVGGWHDYEIERGGVTIYPRIAASYNELPPNEFGKLLSGNESLDRLLGDGIEPGTSTLMLGPAGVGKSSCSTLFAATACGRGERAVVFVFDESKRTLCLRSKGLGMDLTKFEEEGLLEIHQVNPGAVSPGHFAEMVRQAIKPRADGSRVSLVVIDSLNGYLSSMPEERFLQVQMHELLHYLGSCGVSTFLVVAQHGMLGHAMQTPVDASYLADTVILFRYFESAGSIRQAISVVKKRDGGHERSIREFHMSDGQIKVGEPLSNFHGVLAGTPTYTGDKADLIKPRDGDE, from the coding sequence ATGGACAACCCAACGACTGACATCAGCACTGGCAACGCCACGCTCGATGCAATCTTGGGCGGCGGCTTAACAGGCAACCGCATCTACCTTCTCGATGGCAACCCCGGCACGGGCAAGACCACCCTCGGCCTCCAGTTCCTGCTCGACGGCGCCAGCCGCGGCGAGAAGGGGCTCTACGTTTCGTTGTCAGAGACCAAGCACGAGCTCGACGCGATCGCCGACTCGCACGGCTGGTCGCTCGACGAGATCGACATCTACGAGCTGGTCGACCCCGCCGAGTCGCTCGACGCCGAGTCGCAGTACACCATGTTCCAGCCCTCGGAGGTCGAGCTCGGCGAGACCACCCGGCGGATGCTCGATCGTGTCGAGTCGCTCAACCCCCGGCGGGTGGTGCTCGATTCGCTCTCCGAGCTGCGGCTGCTGGCGCAGAATCCGCTGCGCTACCGGCGCCAGATCCTCGCCCTCAAGCAGTTCTTCGTCGGCCGCGATTGCACCGCGGTGTTTCTCGACGACAAGACCTCGCCCGACAACGACCTGCAGTTGCAGAGCATCGCGCACGGCGTGATCAGTCTCGACCGGATGCCGGCCGAGTTCGGCGACGAGCGGCGGCGGCTGCGGGTGGTGAAGTTCCGCGGGCGGAAGTTCGTCGGCGGGTGGCACGATTACGAGATCGAACGCGGCGGGGTGACGATCTACCCGCGCATCGCCGCCAGCTACAACGAGCTGCCCCCCAACGAGTTCGGCAAGCTGCTCAGCGGCAACGAGTCACTCGACCGGCTCCTGGGCGACGGCATCGAGCCCGGCACCAGCACGCTGATGCTGGGACCCGCGGGGGTCGGCAAGTCCAGCTGCTCCACGCTGTTCGCCGCCACAGCCTGCGGACGCGGCGAGCGTGCGGTGGTCTTTGTGTTCGACGAGAGCAAACGCACGCTCTGCCTCCGCTCGAAGGGCCTGGGGATGGACCTCACGAAGTTCGAGGAAGAGGGGCTCCTGGAGATCCACCAGGTGAATCCCGGCGCCGTCTCGCCCGGCCACTTCGCCGAGATGGTCCGCCAGGCGATCAAGCCAAGAGCCGACGGCAGCCGCGTGTCGCTGGTGGTGATCGACAGCCTCAACGGCTACCTCAGCTCGATGCCCGAAGAGCGGTTCCTGCAGGTCCAGATGCACGAGCTGCTCCACTACCTGGGCAGCTGCGGGGTTTCTACGTTCCTGGTCGTCGCCCAGCACGGCATGCTCGGCCACGCGATGCAGACGCCGGTCGACGCGAGCTACCTCGCCGACACGGTCATCCTGTTCCGGTACTTCGAGTCGGCCGGCTCGATCCGCCAAGCGATCTCGGTCGTCAAGAAACGCGACGGCGGCCACGAGCGATCGATCCGCGAGTTCCACATGTCCGACGGCCAGATCAAGGTCGGCGAGCCGCTGAGCAACTTCCACGGCGTGCTGGCCGGCACCCCGACCTACACCGGCGACAAGGCCGACCTGATCAAACCTCGGGACGGCGATGAGTGA
- a CDS encoding sigma-70 family RNA polymerase sigma factor — translation MTRPRRASGACLAHTAPVRRTRRPRPPPLPQEKTALYSTLLDHDLVDDSNNSDEAAQTLGANLDTEDDDSGISTASTASADETDKSDDEDGPLDGADNESWSDDPVRMYLTQMGEIPLLTRKEEICLARRIEQTRTAFRRKLLACDYVMRSAIKVLERVHRGELPFDRTVQVSVTDRLEKEQILGRMPHNLQTLSTLLARNAEDYKIASSKSQKPAARKAAWARLGQRRCRAVLLVEELGLRTQRIEPMIEHLIQFDKRVQQLRKQMDKMRKDRRPMSERKPVIIEYRTLLRSMQETPTSLHNRVRRLRRVHTEYQRAKRGLSEGNLRLVVSIAKKYRNRGLSFLDLIQEGNAGLMRAVDKFEYRRGFKFCTYATWWIRQAITRAVADQSRTIRIPVHMVETMSRVRNVSRMLLQRLGREPTIEETAKAADCTIEEARRVLAMSRYPISLDRPVGNSEDSQFGDLLPDAGAESPALGAAQEMLRGRITKVLKTLSYREREIIKLRYGLGDGYSYTLEEVGHIFKVTRERIRQIEAKAVRKLQQPSRSAELVGFLD, via the coding sequence ATGACGCGCCCCCGCCGCGCGTCTGGCGCCTGCCTCGCCCACACCGCCCCGGTGCGACGCACGCGACGACCACGACCCCCACCGCTACCGCAGGAGAAAACGGCTTTGTACTCCACGCTCTTGGATCACGATCTCGTCGACGACAGCAACAACAGCGACGAGGCTGCGCAGACGCTCGGCGCCAACCTCGACACTGAGGACGACGACAGCGGCATTAGCACCGCCTCCACCGCGTCCGCCGACGAGACCGACAAGTCGGACGACGAAGACGGCCCGCTCGACGGCGCCGACAACGAGTCTTGGTCTGACGACCCCGTGCGGATGTACCTCACGCAGATGGGCGAGATCCCGCTGCTCACCCGCAAGGAAGAGATCTGCCTCGCCCGCCGCATCGAGCAGACCCGCACCGCCTTCCGCCGCAAGCTGCTGGCCTGCGACTACGTGATGCGCAGCGCCATCAAGGTGCTCGAGCGCGTCCACCGCGGCGAGCTGCCGTTCGACCGCACCGTGCAGGTCTCGGTGACGGACCGGCTCGAGAAGGAGCAGATCCTCGGCCGCATGCCGCACAACCTGCAAACGCTCTCGACGCTGCTCGCCCGCAACGCCGAGGACTACAAGATCGCCTCGAGCAAGAGCCAGAAGCCCGCCGCCCGCAAGGCGGCCTGGGCCCGCCTGGGGCAGCGCCGCTGCCGCGCGGTGCTGCTGGTCGAAGAGCTCGGCCTCCGCACCCAGCGGATCGAGCCGATGATCGAGCACCTGATCCAGTTCGACAAGCGTGTCCAGCAGCTGCGCAAGCAGATGGACAAGATGCGCAAGGACCGCCGCCCGATGTCGGAGCGCAAGCCCGTCATTATCGAGTACCGCACGCTCCTCCGCAGCATGCAAGAAACGCCTACGAGCCTCCACAACCGGGTCCGCCGCCTGCGTCGCGTCCACACCGAGTACCAGCGGGCCAAGCGCGGCCTGAGTGAGGGCAACCTGCGGTTGGTGGTCTCGATCGCCAAGAAGTACCGCAACCGCGGCCTGTCGTTCCTCGACCTGATCCAAGAGGGCAACGCCGGCCTGATGCGGGCCGTCGACAAGTTCGAGTACCGCCGCGGCTTCAAGTTCTGCACTTACGCCACTTGGTGGATCCGCCAGGCGATCACCCGCGCCGTGGCCGATCAGAGCCGCACGATTCGCATCCCCGTGCACATGGTCGAGACCATGAGCCGCGTGCGGAACGTCTCGCGGATGCTGCTTCAGCGTTTGGGCCGCGAGCCGACGATCGAGGAGACCGCCAAGGCGGCCGACTGCACGATCGAAGAGGCGCGTCGCGTGCTGGCCATGAGCCGCTACCCGATCAGCCTCGACCGCCCGGTCGGCAACAGCGAGGACAGCCAGTTCGGCGACCTGCTGCCCGACGCCGGCGCCGAGAGCCCCGCCCTGGGCGCCGCCCAAGAGATGCTCCGCGGCCGCATCACCAAGGTGCTCAAGACCCTGAGCTACCGCGAGCGCGAGATCATCAAGCTCCGCTACGGCCTGGGCGACGGCTACAGCTACACGCTCGAAGAGGTCGGCCACATCTTCAAGGTCACCCGCGAGCGGATCCGCCAGATCGAAGCGAAGGCGGTCCGCAAGCTGCAACAGCCGAGCCGCTCGGCCGAGCTGGTTGGCTTCCTCGACTGA
- a CDS encoding glycosyltransferase, whose amino-acid sequence MRCLHYVDQLNEETGGVVRAVLDLVAKLPQATAEPIDVTLLTGDPGDAPPEWLAEGSNPRVIRFDRRAGLFGPSAASSEAIERHVAEADVVHLHTPWDPMNPHVARAARRAGTPYVLSVHGMLDDWSMAQRGLKKRVYLALGGRKMLEHAALVHCTAEAERDQAERWYPRGRTEVLPLVMDLTPYADLPGDELARERCAAFSAAEPTLLFLSRVDPKKGVDALIDAVAQLKARGKPTQAVIAGPGATAYVAQLREQATRRGVADRVHFLGMVRGREKLSLYQACDLYVLPTHQENFGIVLTEAMACGAKVVTTRGVDIWRELERAEATIIDDDPQQLVEALDTLLGDLPAARAAGERSRAAVFDWLDETRVRESYARMYRTAINA is encoded by the coding sequence TTGCGCTGCCTCCATTACGTCGACCAGCTCAACGAAGAGACCGGCGGCGTGGTCCGTGCGGTCCTCGATTTGGTAGCCAAGTTGCCCCAGGCGACCGCCGAGCCGATCGACGTCACGCTGCTGACCGGCGACCCCGGCGACGCCCCCCCCGAGTGGCTCGCCGAGGGGTCGAACCCACGGGTGATTCGGTTCGACCGCCGGGCTGGACTCTTCGGCCCGAGCGCCGCCTCGAGCGAGGCGATCGAGCGCCACGTGGCCGAGGCCGACGTCGTGCACCTGCACACGCCTTGGGACCCGATGAACCCCCACGTCGCCCGCGCGGCCAGACGAGCGGGCACGCCGTACGTGCTGAGCGTGCACGGCATGCTCGACGACTGGTCGATGGCCCAGCGCGGCCTGAAGAAACGCGTGTACCTCGCGCTGGGCGGACGCAAGATGCTCGAGCACGCCGCCCTGGTCCACTGCACCGCCGAGGCCGAGCGTGACCAGGCCGAGCGTTGGTACCCGCGCGGCCGCACCGAGGTGCTGCCGCTGGTGATGGACCTCACCCCTTACGCCGACCTGCCGGGCGACGAGCTCGCCCGCGAGCGCTGCGCCGCTTTCTCCGCGGCCGAGCCGACGCTGCTGTTCCTCAGCCGCGTCGATCCGAAGAAGGGCGTCGACGCGCTGATCGACGCCGTGGCCCAGCTCAAGGCCCGCGGCAAGCCGACCCAAGCGGTGATCGCCGGCCCCGGCGCCACCGCCTACGTCGCCCAGCTGCGCGAGCAAGCGACACGCCGCGGCGTGGCCGACCGGGTCCACTTCCTCGGCATGGTCCGGGGGCGTGAGAAGCTGTCGCTCTACCAGGCGTGCGACCTCTACGTGCTGCCCACACACCAAGAGAACTTCGGCATCGTGCTCACCGAGGCGATGGCGTGCGGCGCCAAGGTTGTGACCACACGCGGCGTCGACATCTGGCGTGAGCTCGAGCGCGCCGAGGCGACGATCATCGACGACGACCCCCAGCAGCTCGTCGAGGCGCTCGACACGCTGCTGGGCGACCTGCCGGCGGCCCGCGCCGCGGGCGAGCGTTCGCGTGCGGCGGTGTTCGATTGGCTCGACGAGACGCGCGTGCGCGAGTCGTACGCCCGCATGTACCGCACGGCGATCAACGCCTAA
- a CDS encoding BlaI/MecI/CopY family transcriptional regulator encodes MARPKAPELTERELELMHVFWEKGPMTAPQAREQLAESGRDLAYTTVATLIKILVDKRFLKQTGDQRPFVYQSIRSFDAVSKRLVSDLVRRVFQGSREELLVQLLDGRKLSQKERETLQQILGEGQS; translated from the coding sequence ATGGCGCGACCCAAAGCCCCCGAGCTGACCGAGCGTGAGCTCGAGCTGATGCACGTCTTCTGGGAAAAGGGGCCGATGACCGCCCCCCAGGCCCGCGAGCAACTCGCCGAGTCGGGCCGCGACCTGGCGTACACCACCGTCGCGACGCTCATCAAGATCTTGGTCGACAAACGCTTCCTCAAGCAAACCGGCGACCAGCGGCCGTTCGTCTACCAATCGATCCGCTCGTTCGACGCCGTGTCGAAGCGGCTGGTATCGGACCTCGTGCGGCGGGTGTTCCAGGGCTCGCGCGAAGAGCTGCTGGTCCAGCTGCTCGACGGCCGCAAGCTCTCGCAGAAGGAACGCGAAACTCTTCAGCAAATCCTTGGAGAGGGCCAGTCATGA
- a CDS encoding M56 family metallopeptidase — protein sequence MTAATTILLGCVLRVTLFAVAAALFYLLVRRLRAGAGASAAMASLGMVLALTLLAASPWPRWDFSPSEAARAASTAPAQASAPQEANASVVPSPALAEPVAKDSPWAAGWEAFREALASPAAAPEADAPASQAWDWRRGVWVVLALSLALGAGRFAWGLWSVAGLVNRSKPIGEEASAAAAVLAELSEKLALPQKVLLRESSDVVTPATVGWRRPLILLPAAAWRDWSEEEMRAVLSHELAHVAARDYASWLVARLAVAAHFYHPLVHWLAGRLQLEQELAADAAAVRLVGDRQRYLQTLAALAMATPNHRLAGPARTLIPGRSLLMRRVEMLRTTKTPGPAGAHRWLVATSWGLLAALAVGLAGVRQEAIGQEEAGQEEVTPAAATLAAEPVERIDLSVVPPDSFYVLSLRPAELLSKEAYRPLIKPFDDLASGFLIAPGVSVTDYEEVMLIGSVLSVDRPRVVVRFTNPAVPEAIIRHITEVEGGVKEFSVEGLQAWETHTARIVRLDSRTLVGDSKPRVGSGSEFAPSPVKIQPIAHPPWAASWEGLTDRPVVAAVNPKLLDNLLASNELPGGLPSDLVAPAIKHVEWTVASLDLTAGVALQAVAQCDGAEGAKKSARTARAMLTLMSNVYEEQRAATLERVMKWPEDIVTQVELITAVYDLADDFTANAMPVVEGDRVRLAYRGKIDEDEIVATATGMLLPAVNTSREAARRTESTRNLKKIALAMHNYADTHGHFPPASGTRFYSVASGQTAESKHPHSWRVAILPFLDNSKYQDLYQQYRFDEPWDSTANQKVMANMPSAYRSPYADGLSTNTSYFVLTGPETIFDDSEGTAFDEITGPKSKTFLVVEAKREIPWTKPEDIPYAADKPFPELGGYQTSPILLEAAFADGRVGNIHEAIGEATLRMLTTKAKEVPADLP from the coding sequence ATGACCGCCGCCACGACGATCCTCCTCGGTTGTGTTTTGCGAGTGACGCTGTTCGCCGTCGCGGCGGCCTTGTTCTACCTGCTGGTGCGCCGCCTGCGGGCCGGAGCCGGGGCGTCGGCGGCGATGGCGAGCCTCGGCATGGTGCTCGCGCTGACGCTGCTAGCCGCGAGTCCCTGGCCGCGTTGGGATTTTTCGCCATCTGAAGCAGCCCGAGCAGCAAGCACCGCGCCGGCCCAAGCTTCGGCCCCGCAGGAAGCGAACGCCAGCGTAGTGCCCTCCCCTGCCCTCGCCGAGCCGGTCGCGAAAGACTCACCCTGGGCCGCCGGTTGGGAGGCGTTCCGCGAGGCGCTGGCGTCTCCCGCCGCGGCGCCAGAAGCCGACGCCCCCGCAAGCCAAGCCTGGGATTGGCGCCGCGGCGTGTGGGTCGTGCTCGCGCTGAGCTTGGCCCTCGGCGCCGGGCGATTCGCCTGGGGGCTGTGGTCGGTCGCCGGGCTGGTGAATCGCAGCAAGCCGATCGGAGAAGAAGCAAGCGCCGCCGCTGCCGTGCTCGCCGAGCTGAGCGAGAAACTCGCTCTGCCCCAGAAGGTCTTGCTGCGTGAATCGTCGGACGTCGTCACGCCGGCCACCGTCGGCTGGCGCCGGCCGCTGATCTTGCTGCCTGCGGCGGCTTGGCGCGACTGGTCGGAGGAAGAGATGCGCGCCGTGCTGTCGCACGAGCTGGCGCACGTGGCGGCGCGCGACTACGCGTCGTGGCTCGTCGCCCGACTGGCCGTGGCGGCGCACTTCTACCACCCGCTGGTCCACTGGCTCGCCGGCCGCTTGCAACTCGAGCAAGAGCTGGCGGCCGACGCCGCAGCGGTCCGCCTGGTGGGCGACCGCCAACGCTATCTGCAAACCCTCGCCGCGCTCGCCATGGCGACGCCCAACCATCGCCTGGCGGGCCCCGCGCGGACGCTGATCCCCGGCCGTTCCCTTTTGATGAGGAGAGTCGAGATGCTACGCACGACTAAGACGCCCGGCCCGGCCGGCGCGCACCGTTGGCTGGTCGCGACCTCGTGGGGGCTGCTCGCCGCGCTGGCCGTTGGCCTGGCGGGCGTGCGGCAAGAGGCCATCGGCCAGGAAGAAGCGGGGCAGGAAGAAGTGACCCCGGCGGCGGCTACGCTGGCGGCCGAGCCGGTCGAACGGATCGACCTGAGCGTCGTGCCACCCGATTCGTTCTACGTGCTCTCGCTGAGGCCGGCCGAGTTGCTCTCCAAAGAGGCGTACCGACCGTTGATCAAACCGTTCGACGATCTCGCCAGCGGCTTCTTGATTGCTCCCGGCGTGTCGGTAACCGATTACGAGGAAGTGATGCTCATCGGGTCGGTGCTCTCGGTCGATCGACCAAGAGTGGTCGTGCGATTCACCAACCCAGCGGTTCCCGAAGCGATCATCCGGCATATCACAGAAGTTGAGGGGGGCGTCAAAGAATTCAGTGTCGAGGGCCTGCAAGCGTGGGAGACGCACACGGCCCGCATCGTACGCCTGGACAGTCGCACGCTGGTAGGGGACTCCAAGCCCCGTGTCGGGAGTGGAAGCGAGTTCGCGCCGTCACCGGTCAAGATACAGCCGATAGCCCATCCGCCTTGGGCCGCGTCTTGGGAAGGACTGACCGACCGCCCGGTCGTCGCCGCGGTGAACCCGAAACTCCTGGACAACCTACTTGCCAGTAACGAGTTGCCTGGAGGGCTCCCCTCGGACTTGGTCGCCCCGGCAATCAAGCATGTCGAGTGGACGGTTGCGTCACTCGACCTGACAGCCGGCGTGGCCTTGCAAGCGGTCGCTCAATGCGACGGGGCCGAGGGCGCCAAAAAGTCCGCAAGAACGGCTCGGGCCATGCTCACACTCATGAGCAACGTGTACGAGGAGCAACGCGCCGCGACACTAGAGCGGGTGATGAAGTGGCCGGAAGACATCGTGACGCAAGTGGAATTGATAACCGCGGTGTACGACCTAGCGGATGACTTCACCGCCAACGCCATGCCGGTCGTCGAGGGCGATCGTGTGCGGCTCGCTTACCGGGGAAAAATTGACGAGGACGAGATAGTCGCCACAGCCACCGGGATGCTGCTACCCGCTGTGAACACCTCACGCGAGGCGGCGCGGCGCACCGAGAGCACGAGGAACTTGAAAAAGATCGCCCTCGCCATGCACAACTACGCGGACACGCACGGTCACTTCCCCCCGGCATCGGGGACCCGCTTCTACAGTGTTGCCTCCGGTCAAACGGCAGAGAGCAAGCACCCGCACAGCTGGCGGGTCGCGATCCTTCCCTTCCTCGACAACAGTAAGTACCAGGACCTCTATCAGCAGTACCGCTTCGACGAGCCGTGGGACAGCACGGCCAATCAGAAGGTCATGGCTAACATGCCCTCGGCGTACCGTTCGCCTTACGCTGACGGCCTTTCGACCAACACGAGCTACTTCGTCCTAACCGGTCCTGAAACCATATTTGACGACAGCGAGGGAACGGCGTTCGATGAAATCACCGGCCCCAAGTCGAAGACATTTCTTGTGGTCGAAGCCAAACGCGAGATCCCCTGGACGAAGCCCGAGGACATCCCTTACGCGGCCGACAAGCCATTCCCGGAACTCGGTGGATACCAAACCAGCCCGATACTTCTAGAGGCAGCTTTCGCCGACGGAAGAGTGGGAAATATCCACGAAGCAATCGGTGAAGCGACGCTGCGCATGCTCACCACCAAGGCGAAAGAAGTGCCGGCAGACCTGCCGTGA
- a CDS encoding methyltransferase domain-containing protein: MPDKLEGSLYDYPKYYDLVFGSDWKAEFDFLEECFAKHARGRVKRLFEPACGTGRLLMRFGRAGYEVAGNDLNAKAIDFCNARLRRHQLAESAEVGDMCDFRLKRKACAMFNTINSFRHLGTEAQAVAHLGCVAAGLRRGGIYVLGLHLTPTAGPPESDEESWAARRGQLSVLSRMWSIDLDRRRRRETVGMSFDVYTPTSTRQLLSTIDFRTYTARQMADLIAKVPALEAVATYDFAYDIDKPVSVDPETEDVVFILKKQ, encoded by the coding sequence ATGCCCGACAAGCTCGAAGGCTCCCTGTACGACTACCCGAAGTACTACGACTTGGTGTTCGGTTCCGACTGGAAGGCGGAATTCGACTTCCTTGAAGAGTGCTTCGCCAAGCACGCCCGGGGGCGGGTCAAGCGGCTGTTCGAGCCGGCCTGCGGCACGGGGCGGCTGCTGATGCGGTTCGGCCGGGCCGGGTACGAGGTCGCCGGCAACGACCTGAACGCCAAGGCGATCGACTTCTGCAACGCTAGGCTGCGACGCCACCAGCTGGCCGAGTCGGCCGAGGTGGGCGACATGTGCGATTTCCGCCTAAAGCGCAAGGCGTGCGCCATGTTCAACACGATCAACAGCTTCCGCCACCTCGGGACCGAGGCCCAGGCGGTCGCCCACCTGGGGTGTGTGGCCGCGGGGCTCCGCCGGGGGGGCATTTACGTGCTGGGGCTGCACCTGACCCCCACGGCCGGCCCCCCCGAGTCGGACGAGGAATCGTGGGCCGCCCGCCGCGGGCAGCTTAGCGTGCTCTCGCGGATGTGGAGCATCGACCTCGACCGCCGGCGCCGCCGGGAGACCGTTGGCATGAGTTTTGACGTTTACACGCCGACCTCGACCCGCCAACTGTTAAGCACGATCGACTTTCGGACTTACACGGCCCGCCAAATGGCCGATTTAATAGCCAAAGTCCCGGCGCTCGAGGCGGTGGCGACTTACGATTTTGCGTACGATATCGATAAGCCGGTCTCGGTCGATCCGGAAACCGAGGATGTGGTTTTCATCCTCAAAAAACAATAA